Proteins from one Ficedula albicollis isolate OC2 chromosome 3, FicAlb1.5, whole genome shotgun sequence genomic window:
- the SRP9 gene encoding signal recognition particle 9 kDa protein produces MPHFQAWEEFTRAAEKLYLADPMKVRVVLKYRHCDGNLCIKVTDDVACLLYRTDQAQDVKKIEKFHSQLMRLMVAKESRSAAMETD; encoded by the exons ATGCCGCACTTCCAGGCCTGGGAGGAGTTCACCCGCGCCGCCGAGAAGCTCTACCTCGCCGACCCCATGAAG GTGCGTGTTGTTCTCAAATACCGACATTGTGATGGGAACCTCTGTATCAAAGTAACAGATGATGTGGCT TGTTTGCTGTACAGAACAGACCAGGCACAGGACGTGAAGAAGATCGAGAAATTCCACAGTCAGCTCATGCGGCTGATGGTGGCGAAGGAATCCCGCAGCGCTGCCATGGAAACAGACTGA